Within the Miscanthus floridulus cultivar M001 chromosome 2, ASM1932011v1, whole genome shotgun sequence genome, the region TCCACTGCCGCTGCCCTGCTGCCAGCCAGCGCCGTTGCCTTGGCCATGCCAGCCGCCCTTGCCTTTCTTGCCGCCCCTAGAGCCCTTGGGAGCAGCGCCAGTggccatagaggaggaggggtggcACCCTGGAGAAGTGCAGGTGGAGCCAGAGGCGGCCACCATGGCAGATGCAGTCGTGGTCTTCTCGTCATTGGTGAGGCGCAGCTCTTTGAGGGACAGCATTTCTCGCGCCCTGGAGAAGGAAGGCAGCTCGGGGGAGTTGGCGATGTCGTCGGCAGTGGCAGTGTAGCGCGGGTTGAGGCCgcgtaggaggctgaggacgagtTGGGAGTCCTCGATGGTGTGGTCGACGTCCCGAAGAGCGGCGGCCTTGATCTTGAGGCGCTGGTAGTACTCGTCAATCGTCGAGTCACCCTGTTTCAAGGAGTGAAACTCCTCAAGCAGGAAGACGGCTCGAGGTGCGCGGTTGGAGCGGAAGAGGCCCTCAATCGCCACCCACAACTCGTGGGCGGACTGGTTCTCGTCGGTGATGGCAAGATCAAGAACCGAGTCATCGACGGTGTTGAGGATCCAGCCGCGGACAGTGCACTCGGCAATGTCCCATGATGGATCAGCAGCCGGAGGAGCTGGCCCGTCGATGTGGGGGCGAAGGTTGAATTTCCCACACAAGGCCTGGAAGAACGAAGCCCACTTGGTGAAGTTGGGATTCTTCATCTCCAGGGTCACCGGAATGTGAGTCTTCACGTTCACGGCGGTGTAGGGGTGGACGACGACGGCCTACGGCGTTGGTGGTGCAGCAGCGGCTACGGCAGCAACAGCGGCAGCGGCTGCGGCCGAGGCATCGACGTTGGGAGACATCTCGCCACAGGGAGGAGGAGCGCCCAGGAGAGAGGTGGGGAGGAAGGAGGCGGAAGTAGAAGGTCCGTGATCTATTTGATCTCGGTCTTTGATACCATGTAGAATAACAGAGATTGAAGGGAAAACACCACACACCCAacgtggtggggggggggggttgacatTGATATATATAGCCAATACATGGCAGGTTACATGCAATACATGGTAGGTGCTAATCGTACTAAATATAGACTTGCCTAATATATACATTCCTAATGTACATATCTATCAATGCCAAAATGGCAGCACCTTAATTGGATGCTGTCCGGCAATCATTCAGCACGACAGCGCTAGGTTTCTTCTCCCTTGTACGGTTTGCTCTGACAAATCTGGGGTTGTGTTTCATCTTATCTGTGGTTTGTGGGTATAGGCAATTGTGAAGGCCATTTGAGCCAATGCTGTTTTCATACGTTTATGCACTAAGTTGGGTTGGATATAGCGTTTTTATATGAACTAATTTGCTGATAACTATTGCCCTGTTCATTTGACTGATAAGACatagctaaaagtactgttggctgatttgttgtgagaaaaatactattctttaGTTGAAAAAGTATGATTTATAAGCCAAACGATCAGGGCATATGGTGATTACATACAACCATAAATTTTACACTTTCCTTCAGATTCTTGACAATCCTCCTAGCAAGCCTTGATTTGCACTAATATGGTAAAAAAAATGGAGTTGCATGGACGGTacggttggctgatttgttgtgagagaaaaatactgttcgttggctgaaaaaatacggcttataagccaaacgaacatgacgtATGGTGATTACATACAACCATAAATTTTACACTTCCCTTCGGATTATTGACAATCCTCCTAGCGAGCCTTGATTTGCGCTAATATGGTAAAAAAAATGGAGTTGCATGGACATTATAAAAAATGGAGACACCTACCTTTTCTTTTCATGGTCTTTCTGAGAGGTAACAGATAAGGACCTTTTGTTTTTTATTAAAGGAACCAGGTTGTATTTTATTGAGTAAAATCagtctgttcgtttcggctgaaacgatcgtgaattattactgctggctggttcggTGACAGGCTGATAATACATGCCAGTTCCTCCCATCTGAATCCTTCAGCTAAAAAAGCTCCCATCCAGGTACTTAATCTATTGACGTCGCGCGTCCAAATACTGCCACGCCAGCACCAGCATATGACGTGGCCATGCCACATAGGCGGCTGGCGCTCGACGCGGCGTGAAAGCAGAGCAGGGGCGCGACGGCGTCGGGGGCGTCTCCAACGAGCGCGACGGTGTATTGGGCGAGTTCGTCGTCTCCGGCA harbors:
- the LOC136536618 gene encoding uncharacterized protein, with translation MKNPNFTKWASFFQALCGKFNLRPHIDGPAPPAADPSWDIAECTVRGWILNTVDDSVLDLAITDENQSAHELWVAIEGLFRSNRAPRAVFLLEEFHSLKQGDSTIDEYYQRLKIKAAALRDVDHTIEDSQLVLSLLRGLNPRYTATADDIANSPELPSFSRAREMLSLKELRLTNDEKTTTASAMVAASGSTCTSPGCHPSSSMATGAAPKGSRGGKKGKGGWHGQGNGAGWQQGSGSGQQGGNRPMGPWFCYNPWAFQGGVPPPGSSWQQGNSPGGWPPHGDQGERG